A genomic region of Oryza glaberrima chromosome 1, OglaRS2, whole genome shotgun sequence contains the following coding sequences:
- the LOC127759851 gene encoding uncharacterized protein LOC127759851, whose product MTLEQSPWQKEPPPPATASPLPSARRLPRRFPASCSPCIQTRTGKPRTQTRWTRTRRTPTPTRTIPPPEAVIAAHGNSVLLSCIFNVRDPITPYVASLREELFIYQPASAVDLTRLPPCYHGVINIDGSRNTGILCRNNGEFVVAHLGGMTSVGDGGSGLPIPRPVAAELCKYVGGFWGTNWLRIRHAAGEDQDLCWWETDLVVPFGDSLCWVDYLRGILFCDVFSPIPDFRYVRLPVNPYPGSYDQELAMRGSMHMYRSVCVTKNGDMRFVDVASEDTWFSAGNDLESCPTPFTITSWTLTSDRLSWIKDASLDANVFFSLACNEHLPQIVPEFPLVDMEDPNVIYFTLPLEEGSNDKAAFVALDMIRRTLGLRNTYTLRSTLKPGDDNSSTSCNLFGNEPFLPFEFSNYLNLDAAYSRK is encoded by the exons ATGACCTTGGAGCAATCACCCTGGCAAAAGGAACCACCTCCACCGGCGACGGCATCACCGTTGCCTTCAGCGCGGCGGCTCCCCCGGCGATTTCCCGCCTCTTGTTCGCCTTGCATCCAAACAAGAACAGGCAAACCTCGGACTCAGACTCGTTGGACTCGGACTCGtcggactccgactccgacgagAACGATTCCTCCGCCAGAGGCAGTCATAGCGGCCCACGGCAACTCCGTCCTCCTGAGCTGCATTTTCAACGTCAGGGACCCAATAACGCCGTACGTTGCCTCCCTCCGTGAAGAGCTGTTCATCTACCAGCCTGCTAGCGCGGTTGATCTCACGAGGCTCCCCCCTTGCTATCATGGCGTCATCAACATTGACGGGAGCAGGAACACTGGGATACTGTGCCGCAACAATGGAGAGTTTGTTGTGGCTCACCTTGGAGGGATGACTTCAGTAGGAGATGGTGGCTCGGGTTTGCCGATCCCTCGCCCAGTGGCGGCTGAGCTGTGCAAGTATGTTGGCGGCTTCTGGGGCACTAATTGGTTGCGAATCCGTCATGCTGCGGGTGAAGACCAGGATTTGTGCTGGTGGGAGACTGACTTGGTTGTGCCTTTCGGTGATTCTTTGTGCTGGGTGGATTACTTGAGGGGCATATTGTTCTGTGATGTTTTCAGTCCAATCCCTGATTTCCGCTATGTCCGGCTGCCTGTGAATCCTTACCCAGGTTCGTATGATCAAGAGCTTGCCATGAGAGGATCCATGCATATGTATAGAAGCGTGTGCGTGACAAAAAATGGAGACATGAGGTTTGTTGATGTGGCTTCCGAAGACACTTGGTTTTCTGCAGGCAACGACCTAGAAAGCTGTCCTACTCCTTTCACTATCACCTCCTGGACATTGACCAGCGATCGGCTTTCGTGGATAAAGGATGCCTCTCTAGATGCTaatgtttttttctcccttGCCTGCAATGAACATCTTCCTCAGATTGTACCGGAATTCCCTCTTGTTGACATGGAAGATCCCAATGTCATCTACTTCACATTGCCCCTGGAAGAAGGTTCTAATGATAAGGCAGCCTTCGTTGCACTTGACATGATAAGGAGGACTCTAGGCTTGCGAAACACTTATACGTTAAGAAGCACCTTGAAACCTGGTGACGACAACAGCTCAACCTCCTGCAACCTCTTTGGCAATGAGCCATTCCTACCTTTTGAATTCTCCAACTACCTGAATTTGGATGCAGCTTACAGCAG GAAATGA